The following are encoded together in the Lathyrus oleraceus cultivar Zhongwan6 chromosome 3, CAAS_Psat_ZW6_1.0, whole genome shotgun sequence genome:
- the LOC127130873 gene encoding uncharacterized protein LOC127130873 → MYPVQYAPQPYVAAVTLAFNQQPAQAYQAPPAYRPAPVQQRAAALPAYQQAPAAPVYQQPRAQAPRQNAQNQNRRQAERATFNPIPMSYTELYPSLLQKGLVVPRPLGPPPGRLPPWYNPNAHCPFHEGSPGHDLEGCYALKHRVRELIESKILSFKDMGPNVKNNPLPPHGDPAVNAIEDASTVVMIEKVEDVKTPLAAFHARLVEAGLINVDHDNCEECATHPKGCQVVRDNIQNLMDKGVLQISSAVKNEDVLVIEPCFNLPEPIEIPYYSGGVVPVNSKSSPVEICMPTPFPYESTKAVPWKYEITAVDKVVEGSADAEVTEAVSEDVTNIAGMSRRTRSGRIYTPEFNVTPQGPTKESIVVAPTKEPKVFQSEDAVEFLKLIKKGDYKVVDQLHQTPSKISILSLLLNSQAHREALLKVLAQAHVTQSITVDQFDGVVANITACNTLSFSGEELPEDGQNHNRALHISG, encoded by the coding sequence ATGTATCCCGTCCAGTATGCTCCGCAACCATACGTGGCTGCCGTGACGCTCGCATTCAATCAACAACCTGCTCAGGCTTATCAAGCGCCTCCAGCTTATCGACCAGCTCCAGTTCAACAACGTGCTGCGGCTCTGCCAGCTTATCAACAAGCACCAGCAGCTCCTGTTTATCAACAACCGAGAGCTCAAGCGCCGAGGCAAAATGCTCAAAACCAGAACAGAAGGCAAGCGGAGAGGGCGACCTTCAATCCAATCCCAATGTCATACACTGAGTTGTATCCCTCCCTATTGCAAAAGGGGTTGGTGGTTCCCAGACCTTTGGGACCTCCACCTGGTCGTCTTCCTCCATGGTACAACCCTAATGCACACTGTCCTTTTCATGAAGGTTCCCCCGGGCATGACTTAGAGGGTTGTTACGCTCTGAAGCATAGGGTTCGTGAGCTAATTGAAAGCAAGATCTTGTCTTTTAAGGACATGGGACCAAAtgtgaagaacaatcctcttcctCCCCATGGAGATCCTGCGGTGAACGCCATTGAAGATGCATCTACTGTTGTTATGATTGAGAAGGTGGAGGATGTTAAGACTCCTTTGGCAGCATTCCATGCCCGATTGGTGGAAGCTGGCCTGATTAATGTTGATCACGACAATTGTGAAGAGTGTGCCACACACCCAAAGGGATGTCAGGTGGTACGAGACAACATTCAAAATTTAATGGATAAGGGAGTGCTTCAAATATCCAGTGCTGTGAAGAACGAGGATGTGTTGGTGATTGAACCTTGTTTCAATTTACCTGAACCAATTGAAATCCCATATTATAGTGGTGGAGTGGTCCCGGTGAACAGTAAGTCGTCGCCTGTCGAAATATGTATGCCCACGCCTTTTCCCTACGAGAGCACCAAGGCTGTGCCTTGGAAATATGAGATTACTGCTGTGGATAAGGTTGTTGAAGGAAGTGCAGACGCTGAAGTGACAGAAGCTGTAAGTGAAGACGTCACCAATATTGCAGGAATGAGCAGAAGGACCCGTAGTGGTCGAATCTATACGCCTGAATTCAATGTGACTCCTCAAGGGCCGACCAAGGAATCAATAGTTGTAGCTCCCACTAAAGAACCCAAAGTGTTTCAATCCGAAGATGCTGTTGAATTCTTGAAGTTGATCAAGAAAGGTGACTACAAGGTTGTGGACCAGTTGCATCAAACACCATCTAAGATCTCTATTCTGTCCTTGTTACTGAACTCCCAAgcccatagggaggctttgttgaaggtGCTTGCTCAAGCTCATGTAACACAAAGCATAACAGTTGACCAATTTGATGGAGTTGTGGCAAATATCACAGCTTGCAATACTTTGAGCTTCAGTGGAGAG
- the LOC127130874 gene encoding uncharacterized protein LOC127130874: MAEQEQESARVRAELDEIKGGMSQMREMLQALTFRFEIPQATVISETTGPAVEVPPQRTLPSTLPPYGLPYDFVPRAEVVHEMGQFVQQAVPLPVYTDARPVIHTVVPPAAYARHVPHYEDQNHMYQTVDSTVAGDEVRLEDFREVKENMQLLEKKFRDLEGDHVFGLAAKEMCLVSGLVIPAKFKTPDFDKYKGHTCPKSHLIMYYRKMAAHVEDDKLMIHCFQDSLSGAPSKWYLSLDQNRIRCFQDLLDAFIKHYKYNMDMAPDRRQL; the protein is encoded by the coding sequence ATGGCTGAACAAGAACAAGAGAGCGCCCGAGTTAGAGCCGAGTTGGACGAGATCAAGGGAGGCATGTCCCAGATGCGAGAGATGCTGCAAGCTTTAACCTTCAGGTTTGAGATTCCACAAGCGACCGTGATTTCAGAGACCACGGGCCCAGCAGTAGAAGTCCCGCCTCAGAGGACGTTACCCTCAACCCTTCCTCCGTATGGGCTACCTTATGACTTCGTCCCCCGAGCGGAGGTGGTGCACGAAATGGGGCAATTTGTCCAACAAGCTGTGCCATTACCAGTTTACACCGACGCACGTCCAGTCATCCATACTGTGGTTCCACCAGCCGCCTATGCTAGGCATGTTCCTcattatgaagatcaaaaccACATGTATCAGACTGTCGATTCAACAGTTGCCGGTGACGAAGTAAGGCTTGAGGATTTCAGAGAGGTAAAGGAGAACATGCAGCTCCTTGAGAAGAAGTTCCGAGATCTAGAAGGAGACCACGTCTTTGGATTGGCTGCCAAAGAAATGTGCCTGGTGTCCGGGTTGGTGATTCCAGCCAAATTCAAAACTCCAGACTTCGACAAATACAAGGGGCATACTTGTCCAAAGagccatctcatcatgtattaTCGAAAAATGGCTGCACACGTGGAAGACGACAAGCTGATGATCCATTGctttcaagacagtttgagtGGGGCTCCTTCCAAATGGTATCTAAGTCTGGATCAGAACAGGATCAGGTGTTTCCAAGACCTGTTAGACGCGTTCATAAAACattacaaatataatatggacatggcgcctgacagaagACAGTTGTAG